In Silene latifolia isolate original U9 population chromosome X, ASM4854445v1, whole genome shotgun sequence, the following proteins share a genomic window:
- the LOC141620299 gene encoding putative mitochondrial protein AtMg00860 yields the protein MVFIDDILVYSKTKEEHEEHLRIVLQTLRDNQFYAKLSKCEFWLERVAFLGHVISKKGVVVDPSKIEALSRWESPKNVAEIRSFLGLAGYYQRFVKDFSKIARPLTALMRKDNRFKWDESCETAFLTLKERLTAVLILTLPNGSENLEVYTDASKNGFGCVLMQVGKVIVYAS from the coding sequence ATGGTGTTTATtgacgacatcttagtctattcaaAGACAAAGGAGGAACATGAAGAGCATTTAAGGATAGTGTTACAGACCTTGAGAGACAACCAATTTTATGCCAAGTTGAGCAAGTGTGAATTTTGGCTAGAGAGGGTTGCCTTTTTGGGGCACGTGATATCTAAGAAAGGTGTGGTGGTAGACCCAAGTAAGATAGAAGCCCTATCAAGGTGGGAGTCACCCAAGAATGTGGCGGAAATAAGAAGCTTTTTGGGTTTAGCCGGTTATTATCAGAGGTTTGTGAAGGACTTCTCCAAGATAGCAAGGCCTCTAACCGCTTTAATGAGAAAGGATAATCGTTTCAAGTGGGacgagagttgtgaaacggcatTCCTAAcactaaaggaacgcttgaccgcCGTTCTAATCTTGACTTTGCCAAATGGAAGTGAAAATCTAGAAGTTTATACCGATGCTTCCAAGAATGGGTtcgggtgtgtgttgatgcaagtGGGTAAAGTTATCGTGTATGCCTCGTAA